The following coding sequences lie in one Peribacillus frigoritolerans genomic window:
- a CDS encoding sugar ABC transporter ATP-binding protein: MAVNEMSLKGQQSLKKPVLNMEGISKTFSSVTVLNNVRIELYPGEVHALMGENGAGKSTFMKILAGIHTPDDNGGKIYLKGQPILWKDPTDARNKGISVIHQELNLSPNLTISENILMGSTFPRNGFGMVKWDEVHERAQEVLDSMGSNLNPRQLVSTLSVAQQQMVEIARALSFNAEVLIMDEPTASLTDKEIKKLFEIIDDLKKQGVAIVYISHRMEEIFKISNRFTVLRDGEWIASGPIEETNPDHLVKLMVGRDLKDLFNRSKAFGAKNPKEVSPVLELKNVSDNTIVKNVSLKIYPGEIVGLAGLVGAGRTELVRAIFGLSELKSGEILVDGQSVRIKSSIDAIANRIAHVPESRKEQGLFLSMSVKENIIMAELKKHAKAGIVNWKQANESANQYIEDLNIKIASPEQQVSNLSGGNQQKVVIARWLSIAPKVLLLDEPTRGVDIGAKTEIHKIVSKLADEGLAVLMISSELPEVLGVSDRILVMSEGRLTGELSKEEATQETIMRLATKGGREK, translated from the coding sequence ATGGCTGTGAATGAAATGTCCCTTAAAGGCCAACAAAGTCTAAAAAAGCCAGTGTTGAATATGGAAGGGATTAGTAAAACGTTCTCAAGTGTAACCGTATTGAACAATGTGAGAATTGAACTTTATCCAGGTGAAGTACATGCATTAATGGGAGAGAATGGCGCTGGAAAGTCAACTTTCATGAAAATCCTCGCAGGCATTCATACACCTGATGACAATGGTGGGAAAATCTACTTAAAAGGTCAACCAATTTTATGGAAGGACCCTACTGATGCAAGGAACAAAGGAATTAGTGTTATTCATCAGGAGTTAAACCTTTCTCCTAATTTAACAATAAGTGAAAATATCTTAATGGGTTCGACCTTTCCTAGAAATGGTTTTGGAATGGTGAAATGGGATGAGGTCCATGAACGTGCCCAAGAGGTGTTAGATTCAATGGGGTCGAATCTAAATCCACGCCAATTGGTTTCGACCTTAAGTGTTGCTCAACAACAAATGGTCGAGATCGCTCGAGCATTATCCTTTAATGCAGAGGTACTCATAATGGATGAACCAACCGCCTCTTTAACAGATAAAGAAATAAAAAAGCTGTTTGAAATTATTGATGATTTGAAAAAGCAGGGAGTTGCTATTGTATATATCTCTCACAGAATGGAAGAAATCTTTAAAATTTCTAATAGGTTCACTGTATTACGTGACGGTGAATGGATTGCAAGTGGGCCGATTGAAGAGACAAATCCTGATCATCTCGTAAAGCTGATGGTAGGACGGGATTTAAAAGACTTGTTTAATCGGTCAAAAGCTTTTGGTGCAAAAAATCCAAAGGAAGTTTCACCTGTACTTGAATTGAAAAATGTTTCTGATAACACAATTGTAAAGAATGTATCTTTAAAAATTTACCCAGGTGAAATTGTTGGTTTGGCGGGGCTTGTTGGTGCTGGTAGAACAGAATTGGTTAGGGCCATTTTCGGTTTGTCCGAGTTGAAAAGTGGCGAAATATTGGTTGATGGTCAATCTGTTAGAATCAAATCCTCAATAGATGCTATTGCGAATAGGATTGCACATGTACCTGAAAGCAGGAAAGAACAAGGGTTATTTTTATCAATGTCCGTAAAAGAGAACATCATAATGGCTGAATTGAAAAAACACGCTAAAGCAGGAATTGTTAATTGGAAGCAAGCAAATGAAAGCGCTAACCAATATATTGAAGACTTAAATATAAAAATAGCTTCCCCAGAACAGCAAGTATCAAACTTAAGCGGTGGGAATCAACAAAAGGTAGTGATTGCTAGGTGGCTATCAATTGCACCAAAGGTATTACTACTCGATGAGCCAACACGAGGGGTTGATATAGGTGCCAAGACTGAAATCCACAAGATTGTTTCAAAGCTTGCAGATGAAGGATTGGCCGTTTTAATGATATCATCTGAACTTCCTGAAGTATTGGGGGTAAGTGATCGAATACTTGTCATGAGTGAAGGAAGGTTAACAGGCGAGCTTTCGAAGGAAGAAGCTACACAGGAAACAATTATGCGTTTAGCTACCAAAGGGGGGAGAGAGAAATGA
- a CDS encoding ABC transporter permease, producing MIMILLLLCVVLSFTAPNFLDTANLLNVLKQVSIIAILAAGMTIVILTGGIDLSVGATVALSGVISVMVSSAGVNPIIAMLSGVLVGYAVGLINGFLTAKAKLPAFIVTLGSFTYVRGLAYVISGGYPIVLQNETFKFIGGGSIFGIPTPIYIMSLVYVVMFFVLKYTMFGRHIYAIGGNEEAARLTGIKVEKSLINVYSISGLLAGLGGVVLAGRLFSGQPTAGQMYELDAIAAVILGGTSLTGGKGKIIGTIIGVLIMGVISNGLTLMDVNYYWQLVVKGGVIVAAVLLDRLRGNSPA from the coding sequence ATGATCATGATTTTATTATTATTGTGTGTAGTACTTTCATTTACAGCACCAAATTTTTTAGATACAGCCAATTTATTGAATGTATTAAAACAAGTTTCTATTATTGCTATTTTAGCTGCTGGGATGACAATTGTTATTTTAACTGGTGGTATTGATTTATCAGTTGGTGCAACAGTTGCTCTATCTGGCGTTATCTCAGTCATGGTCTCTTCTGCAGGAGTTAATCCTATTATTGCGATGTTATCAGGCGTACTAGTAGGGTATGCAGTAGGACTGATTAATGGATTTCTCACAGCCAAAGCAAAGTTACCAGCATTTATTGTGACATTAGGCAGCTTCACATATGTTCGTGGACTCGCTTATGTCATTAGTGGCGGTTATCCAATTGTTTTACAAAACGAAACATTTAAATTCATCGGTGGTGGAAGTATTTTTGGAATCCCCACTCCTATTTATATCATGTCTTTAGTATATGTTGTGATGTTTTTTGTTCTTAAATATACGATGTTTGGTCGTCATATTTATGCGATTGGTGGCAATGAAGAGGCAGCTCGGTTAACTGGAATTAAGGTTGAAAAGTCTTTAATCAATGTGTATTCGATTAGTGGTTTACTAGCTGGTTTAGGAGGAGTCGTTTTAGCGGGAAGGTTGTTTTCTGGACAGCCAACTGCTGGTCAAATGTATGAATTAGACGCAATTGCTGCTGTTATTCTAGGAGGAACAAGTTTAACAGGTGGAAAAGGGAAAATAATAGGAACAATTATTGGGGTTTTGATTATGGGGGTAATCAGTAATGGGTTAACTCTAATGGATGTCAACTATTATTGGCAGTTAGTTGTAAAAGGTGGAGTTATTGTAGCAGCCGTTTTATTAGATCGATTGCGCGGAAATAGTCCAGCATAA
- a CDS encoding glycoside hydrolase family 32 protein, which yields MDGKSGTSTEDAFVMSGQTGDNFFYEANIEISGEKGGNGAGSLVFRADPNATNGYMANIDALNDTIKFMKIENGDISILAEKTINLDTDKRYHLKASTHGKNIKISLDGNLIHDVNDSTFSSGHFGLNVWNSSTLFQNVQVGKNIMTNEKEITNHDFETGDLTGWSTIEGNAFTNDHVTNVASYWGGDFGHQGNYHLWGFTDLQKGDDATGELHSSYFKLDGSGEINFLLGGGNDINNRYVSLVRASDNQELIRQANTKFKEEKYQKYVWDASKYIGEVLYIKAVDQATGGWGHLNMDDVNVYNEGAMPNEVDQVAKEPEKDDSKESGILTDWSAVSGEWIPSTHGSNGGIWECPTLIELPIDGDPSKTKWVLQVSINDGAPAGGSGMQYFVGTFDGKTFKNENPSDQVLWTDYGADYYAAVDWSGIEGKNGEKYWIGWMSNWQYANNTPTSTWRSSTTLPRKMELTQTDEGLRLKQTPVSLKTIRDKSEKNSYKNKVISGESNLLSKLSEDTFEMIAEFDVDDIKATEFGFQVRKGATEYTTIGYDVATKQLFVDRSSSGSFDYGNNVVGKHDGPLNALNGTVKMHIFIDRSAVEVFGNKGETVISDQIFPDPSSKGLQIYSKGGEVTLKSLKIYPLKSIWKR from the coding sequence ATGGATGGAAAAAGTGGAACATCTACGGAGGATGCTTTTGTAATGAGTGGTCAAACAGGGGATAACTTTTTTTATGAAGCAAACATAGAGATATCTGGGGAAAAAGGTGGCAATGGAGCGGGCTCGCTCGTTTTTCGTGCAGATCCTAATGCAACAAACGGTTATATGGCGAATATCGATGCTTTAAACGATACAATAAAATTCATGAAAATCGAAAATGGAGACATATCCATTCTAGCTGAAAAAACAATAAATCTAGATACAGATAAAAGGTACCATTTAAAAGCAAGCACTCATGGGAAAAATATTAAAATTTCTTTAGATGGTAATCTCATTCATGATGTAAATGATTCAACTTTTTCATCAGGGCATTTTGGCTTAAATGTTTGGAATTCATCCACGTTATTCCAGAATGTTCAAGTTGGTAAGAACATCATGACAAATGAGAAGGAAATTACTAATCATGATTTTGAGACAGGTGATCTAACTGGGTGGAGTACAATCGAAGGTAATGCTTTCACAAACGATCATGTGACAAATGTAGCATCATACTGGGGAGGGGATTTCGGCCACCAAGGAAACTACCACTTATGGGGGTTTACTGATCTTCAAAAGGGAGATGACGCAACAGGTGAACTACACTCCTCATATTTTAAACTAGATGGCTCTGGAGAAATCAACTTTCTGTTGGGCGGTGGTAATGATATCAACAACCGCTATGTTTCGTTAGTGAGAGCCTCTGATAATCAAGAATTAATTCGACAAGCCAATACCAAATTTAAAGAAGAAAAATATCAAAAATACGTCTGGGATGCTTCTAAATACATTGGAGAAGTGTTATATATTAAAGCTGTAGACCAAGCTACAGGTGGTTGGGGTCATTTAAACATGGATGATGTTAATGTTTATAATGAAGGGGCCATGCCAAATGAAGTTGACCAAGTTGCCAAAGAGCCTGAGAAAGACGATTCGAAAGAAAGCGGCATCCTTACAGACTGGTCTGCTGTTTCTGGAGAGTGGATACCTTCTACTCATGGTAGTAACGGAGGGATTTGGGAATGTCCTACTCTAATCGAATTACCAATTGATGGTGATCCTTCAAAAACAAAATGGGTACTACAGGTAAGCATTAATGATGGCGCTCCTGCAGGCGGGTCAGGTATGCAATATTTTGTAGGTACCTTTGACGGGAAAACGTTTAAAAATGAAAATCCTTCCGATCAAGTGTTATGGACTGACTACGGGGCAGATTATTATGCCGCAGTAGATTGGAGCGGAATTGAAGGTAAGAATGGCGAAAAATATTGGATTGGCTGGATGAGTAATTGGCAATATGCAAATAATACACCAACCTCGACTTGGAGAAGTTCAACGACATTGCCAAGAAAGATGGAGCTAACTCAGACAGATGAAGGTTTACGTTTAAAACAAACACCAGTTTCTTTAAAAACCATTCGAGATAAGAGTGAAAAAAATTCATATAAAAATAAAGTCATATCTGGTGAAAGTAATCTCCTATCTAAACTATCAGAAGATACATTTGAAATGATAGCTGAGTTTGATGTAGATGATATAAAAGCAACTGAATTCGGCTTTCAAGTTCGTAAAGGAGCAACTGAATATACGACTATTGGCTATGATGTTGCCACCAAACAGTTATTCGTAGACCGTTCAAGTTCAGGAAGCTTTGATTATGGGAACAATGTAGTCGGTAAGCATGACGGACCGTTAAATGCATTAAATGGGACTGTGAAAATGCATATTTTCATTGACCGATCTGCTGTAGAAGTGTTTGGAAACAAAGGTGAAACGGTTATTTCTGATCAAATT
- a CDS encoding DeoR/GlpR family DNA-binding transcription regulator: protein MLITERHQLILKLLKEKENVKIHELVVLTNTSESTLRRDLGQLEKQNYLKRVHGGASLLHSKRDEPSVFEKITQNLEEKAKIAKYAAELILDGECVYLDAGTTTYQMIKHLRQKDIVVITNGIDHLDALLENDICTYFIGGFVKKITKATVGRYAYESIKKYRFDKCFMGANAIHYNFGLTTPDPEEAQIKERAIFLSREAFVLADHTKFGEVSFSKFADLNQTKVITNEEGTITLGKYKEKTEIIIVRD, encoded by the coding sequence ATGCTTATTACGGAACGGCATCAATTAATTTTAAAGCTATTAAAAGAAAAGGAGAATGTTAAGATTCATGAGCTAGTAGTATTAACAAATACTTCAGAATCTACTTTGCGTCGTGATCTAGGTCAATTAGAAAAGCAGAACTACTTAAAACGTGTACATGGTGGAGCTTCACTTTTACATAGTAAACGAGACGAACCAAGTGTGTTTGAGAAAATAACGCAGAACCTTGAGGAAAAAGCTAAGATAGCAAAATATGCGGCAGAACTAATTTTGGACGGCGAATGTGTTTATCTTGATGCTGGAACAACAACGTATCAGATGATCAAACATTTAAGACAAAAAGATATCGTTGTCATTACAAACGGAATTGATCATTTAGATGCATTACTTGAAAATGATATATGTACATATTTTATTGGTGGATTTGTTAAAAAGATTACCAAAGCAACAGTTGGACGTTATGCATACGAAAGTATAAAAAAATACAGATTTGATAAGTGTTTCATGGGTGCGAACGCTATTCATTATAATTTTGGATTGACTACCCCAGATCCAGAAGAGGCGCAAATAAAAGAAAGAGCCATTTTTTTGTCACGTGAGGCCTTTGTATTAGCAGATCATACAAAATTTGGAGAAGTATCATTTTCTAAGTTTGCAGATTTAAACCAGACAAAAGTTATTACGAATGAAGAAGGTACAATAACGTTAGGAAAATATAAGGAGAAAACGGAGATAATTATTGTGAGGGACTAA
- a CDS encoding ABC transporter substrate-binding protein, which translates to MVKNVKILGVLVLAFVIAAMTACSGASESSNGLADGNEGQEGNKQLTIGVAVGSLANPFFVSMGKGAEEAGKELGAEVLVESAEYDLAKQAAQIENFITKKVDIILLNAVDTKGIAAAVQQAKAADIPVVAVDTNAEGGVDATVTSDNYQAGKLAGEYVIEQLGGKGKIVIIDGPPVSAVSDRIQGFEDAIKDSEIKVIAKQNGEGNREKALTVMESILQANSSGSIDAVFAINDPEAIGVEIAQEQANRKDEFFIVGVDGAPEATEAMAKEGSTIAATSAQSPSNMIKKAVEIGMKVKNGEEVEELIKVPVEIVTQDTLDSYEGW; encoded by the coding sequence ATGGTGAAAAATGTAAAAATACTAGGAGTACTAGTTTTGGCGTTTGTAATTGCCGCGATGACGGCATGTAGTGGGGCTAGTGAATCATCAAATGGATTAGCAGACGGTAACGAAGGGCAAGAAGGTAACAAACAATTAACGATCGGTGTAGCGGTGGGTAGTTTAGCAAACCCTTTCTTCGTCTCCATGGGTAAAGGTGCTGAAGAAGCAGGAAAAGAATTAGGTGCTGAAGTTCTAGTTGAAAGCGCTGAATATGATTTAGCAAAACAAGCAGCTCAAATTGAAAACTTTATTACAAAAAAGGTAGATATTATTCTTTTAAATGCTGTTGATACAAAAGGAATTGCGGCAGCTGTTCAACAGGCCAAAGCTGCTGATATTCCAGTAGTTGCTGTAGATACTAATGCTGAAGGTGGTGTCGATGCCACTGTTACTTCAGACAACTATCAAGCTGGTAAACTGGCCGGAGAATATGTGATTGAACAATTAGGTGGAAAAGGAAAAATAGTTATTATTGATGGACCTCCTGTTTCGGCTGTATCTGATCGTATTCAAGGATTTGAAGATGCAATAAAGGATTCCGAAATTAAAGTTATTGCGAAGCAAAATGGAGAAGGGAATCGCGAAAAGGCATTAACGGTGATGGAAAGTATTTTACAAGCTAATTCATCAGGCTCTATTGACGCTGTATTTGCGATTAATGATCCAGAAGCAATTGGTGTTGAAATTGCTCAAGAGCAAGCGAATCGTAAAGATGAATTTTTCATTGTCGGAGTAGACGGTGCTCCTGAAGCCACAGAAGCAATGGCAAAGGAAGGAAGTACAATTGCTGCAACTTCAGCTCAGTCACCTAGTAACATGATCAAAAAAGCTGTTGAAATCGGAATGAAAGTGAAAAATGGTGAAGAAGTTGAGGAGCTTATTAAAGTTCCAGTTGAGATTGTGACTCAAGATACATTAGATTCTTACGAAGGTTGGTAA